The segment NNNNNNNNNNNNNNNNNNNNNNNNNNNNNNNNNNNNNNNNNNNNNNNNNNNNNNNNNNNNNNNNNNNNNNNNNNNNNNNNNNNNNNNNNNNNNNNNNNNNNNNNNNNNNNNNNNNNNNNNNNNNNNNNNNNNNNNNNNNNNNNNNNNNNNNNNNNNNNNNNNNNNNNNNNNNNNNNNNNNNNNNNNNNNNNNNNNNNNNNNNNNNNNNNNNNNNNNNNNNNNNNNNNNNNNNNNNNNNNNNNNNNNNNNNNNNNNNNNNNNNNNNNNNNNNNNNNNNNNNNNNNNNNNNNNNNNNNNNNNNNNNNNNNNNNNNNNNNNNNNNNNNNNNNNNNNNNNNNNNNNNNNNNNNNNNNNNNNNNNNNNNNNNNNNNNNNNNNNNNNNNNNNNNNNNNNNNNNNNNNNNNNNNNNNNNNNNNNNNNNNNNNNNNNNNNNNNNNNNNNNNNNNNNNNNNNNNNNNNNNNNNNNNNNNNNNNNNNNNNNNNNNNNNNNNNNNNNNNNNNNNNNNNNNNNNNNNNNNNNNNNNNNNNNNNNNNNNNNNNNNNNNNNNNNNNNNNNNNNNNNNNNNNNNNNNNNNNNNNNNNNNNNNNNNNNNNNNNNNNNNNNNNNNNNNNNNNNNNNNNNNNNNNNNNNNNNNNNNNNNNNNNNNNNNNNNNNNNNNNNNNNNNNNNNNNNNNNNNNNNNNNNNNNNNNNNNNNNNNNNNNNNNNNNNNNNNNNNNNNNNNNNNNNNNNNNNNNNNNNNNNNNNNNNNNNNNNNNNNNNNNNNNNNNNNNNNNNNNNNNNNNNNNNNNNNNNNNNNNNNNNNNNNNNNNNNNNNNNNNNNNNNNNNNNNNNNNNNNNNNNNNNNNNNNNNNNNNNNNNNNNNNNNNNNNNNNNNNNNNNNNNNNNNNNNNNNNNNNNNNNNNNNNNNNNNNNNNNNNNNNNNNNNNNNNNNNNNNNNNNNNNNNNNNNNNNNNNNNNNNNNNNNNNNNNNNNNNNNNNNNNNNNNNNNNNNNNNNNNNNNNNNNNNNNNNNNNNNNNNNNNNNNNNNNNNNNNNNNNNNNNNNNNNNNNNNNNNNNNNNNNNNNNNNNNNNNNNNNNNNNNNNNNNNNNNNNNNNNNNNNNNNNNNNNNNNNNNNNNNNNNNNNNNNNNNNNNNNNNNNNNNNNNNNNNNNNNNNNNNNNNNNNNNNNNNNNNNNNNNNNNNNNNNNNNNNNNNNNNNNNNNNNNNNNNNNNNNNNNNNNNNNNNNNNNNNNGTTTTGTCTGCACTGAAGACCTCTGGGGAGAGGATGGGAGGGGGAGGGAGTCTCACTTCAAGTCTCATATAAACAGTTCAGGAGAAACCAGcagaccccctcccccccccctccgcCTGTCAGTCTGCtgagctgctgcagaacctcttccCCTAATTCTGCTACAAATTCCTCCATATTGTGTCCCCTTCATGTTGTGGCTCCATAGAGTTAATATGAATCCCAGTCCGGGGTACAGGATAGGCACACGTGTACGATGGCGATATTTATCCGTGGCCATTTCTCCGTCTCCCTACACAGAATCCGCCCATAGATGAGAAGACGTCTTCTTTTGTATTGATGTTTGATCGATCTCATAAgatgaaaataatatttcttgGCAGATGAATGTtactaaagatgtttttttgGGCTGGTTTCTATTGGCTGAATGATCTTTGCTCATGTCTGTGAAGTTATAATCGGATAATCAGGCCATGGGGTCCAATAAGTGTCCTCCATCTCCATCACATGTGTAGAAGTATGACTGGCCACTGAAAACTTGTTActgaattattttcatgaaagatcTTCACACATCCAGGCCCTATGATGGCCATTCACATAGACTGGCAAGATTTGGCACGGGTATCTCCTGGTTGGGTCGGCTATGCTGATCATGTGACGCGTCCACTTAGtactaatttgtttaaaaaatttggaCCTAAATCTTTCTCTTCCATAGGTTGCTGGTAGAAAAGGTTTCCCTCACGTCATTTATGCCCGCTTGTGGCGTTGGCCAGACTTGCACAAAAACGAACTAAAACACGTGAAGTTTTGTCAGTACGCCTTTGACCTGAAATATGACAGTGTGTGTGTGAACCCGTACCACTATGAGCGGGTGGTGTCCCCTGGCATCGGTAAGTGTCGGCTATACTGGTAAGGAGAATGTGTGGGCCACTGTATAAGATTTGACTAAATTTTGGTTTCTATTTTCACAGGTCTGAATATTCCGAGTGCAGGTGAATTCGGccttccttctctttctccttttttctctggTCTGTCATGGAGCTGTTTGTCTGAGTTTTTGGTTTTTGGTGTTTTCCAGGCACACCGTGTCGCTCTGTAAAAGAGGAATATTCTCATGATTGTGATATGGACGCTCCTTCGTGTCTCTCGACACCTCCGGAACTCCAACCACCTGTTAAACGCCCTCCTTTACCACAAATGACATCTTCCGACACCTATAGACCATCTCTGCCACCTATAACACTACCCAAAAGTCCTCAGACGACCGTCGGCATGTACTCCAATATGCCCATGTCGCCATCTGGTAAGACCCTCTCCTCCGTTTTCCATTACCTCCAGTTGGAACATCAGTGTGAATGTTCCGAATTCCACATATCCTGGAGGACTAATGGAggttgtaaaattgttttatatattaccaaAGGGACCTCCACTAGGGTTGTGTACTGTGAAGGGGACAGACAGGTAACGGTATTCCTTTATACACCACTGGTGGGACCTTATCAAGGGTTAAGTCACGATTCTAGTCACCAGACGCCCAGGACATCACAAAGGTTGTGGTAtcatttcttacattgctggtggTACCTAATCTAAGGTTAGATGCCTTTTATCTATAAACGAGATACCTAGAAGAACAGAAGAAGgtagtgataaagttataaatcCTTGAACCTCATCTTGGGCTCTTTGAAGGTCCATGAACTAGGTATCCATGTGGACATGGAGGTAGTGATACCTTCACACACAACTGGGTGGTTCTCATGTGGCTTCTCGAACTTATCTTCCAACTCAATAATGCATCATTTTGGATTCTCCTACAGAACAGAGGTGGTGTGAAATCCTGGAGCCACGTAAAATAGACTGGATTCCCAGTACCACTTCTGAGAATAGTTTTGAGATCTTCCGACCCAGATTATAGAGATCACATTATTCAGCGGATCTTTCCAATGGTAGTGACGTGATTTGTGGTCACCAGATCACTGGTCACGTTGAGGTTTTTGACATGTCGGGGTTTTCTTCTCACTCCATAATGTCTTCTTTCTTGCAGTAAATACTGGTTGTGCTCTTTCTTCTCACACACATGGCGACAGCCTGATGCCAATAGCCCCTCAACAGCAAATGGTGTCCACATCTCCTCCTTCCACTCCTACTCAGAACTCTCAGAGTAATGGTTACCCATCGCCTCCCAAGCAGCCCTACCACAGTAAGTGGATCTGGTGGAAGTTTTAGAACCTTGGGGCTTAACTTGTGGTTGTCTGTTAAAAATTTCTCTTTATACCATTCTGCAGCTACCTGGACAGGAAGCAGTACGGCCGCATATACACCCAATCCACCACAATCGAATGGTCGAGGAAGCCAACAACCCCCACTTCACCATCCCAACCAGTACTGTAAGTCCGACATTGTAGATTTTTGATGCAACCAACATCCAAGTCTAATGTGAACCAGGATAGGTTTAGTGCCAATTAACAACCACATCTCTTTGGTATTAGACTGTTGAACTGCTCTAGACCAATCCTTTAGGTTGCAATCTAAATGTTTGGGGATAGCACGTACCTAGCAGAAGAGATTTGCTGTAATGGGAAGTGGCAGTGTCTAGGATAATTAATGCAttcttaaaatgtacaaaaggaGTTGCCAACCAAATctcattttttggttttcagtggCATACGAACATTTGGTGCTATATTTTAAGAACAACCAAGCTCTTCTAACATGCAAGGAAACCTGaagttgtgtcttttttttttttctctctgcacaGGGCCCCTCCATCAGAGCTCACCTCAATACCAGCACCCTGTTTCCAATCACCCAGGTATGTGTTTGTTGGGTTGTACGTATGGTAGATTTCCCAAGTTATGTGTTATAAATTGCTAAAAACTGCTTGCCTCTGAAAGGTCCAGAGTTCTGGTGTTCGGTCGCTTACTTCGAGATGGACGTCCAGGTCGGAGAAATCTTCAAAGTGCCATCAAACTGCCCCGTGGTGACGGTGGATGGATATGTAGACCCTTCTGGAGGGGACCGATTCTGCCTGGGTCAGCTGTCTAATGTTCACCGTACGGACACAAGTGAGCGAGCCAGGTGAGATGCCTGCACACCCAAGGTTTAGGTGATGAAGTCATACATCAGGATTGGGCGGTgaaatttactttttgtgttc is part of the Pyxicephalus adspersus chromosome 12, UCB_Pads_2.0, whole genome shotgun sequence genome and harbors:
- the LOC140341919 gene encoding mothers against decapentaplegic homolog 4-like isoform X2, whose amino-acid sequence is MSLTPPNSNDACLSIVHSLMCHRQGGENEGFAKRAIESLVKKLKEKKDELDSLITAITTNGVHPSKCVTIQRTLDGRLQVAGRKGFPHVIYARLWRWPDLHKNELKHVKFCQYAFDLKYDSVCVNPYHYERVVSPGIGLNIPSAGTPCRSVKEEYSHDCDMDAPSCLSTPPELQPPVKRPPLPQMTSSDTYRPSLPPITLPKSPQTTVGMYSNMPMSPSVNTGCALSSHTHGDSLMPIAPQQQMVSTSPPSTPTQNSQSNGYPSPPKQPYHTTWTGSSTAAYTPNPPQSNGRGSQQPPLHHPNQYWPLHQSSPQYQHPVSNHPGPEFWCSVAYFEMDVQVGEIFKVPSNCPVVTVDGYVDPSGGDRFCLGQLSNVHRTDTSERARLHIGKGVQLECRGEGDVWMRCLSDHAVFVQSYYLDREAGRAPGDAVHKIYPGAYIKVFDLRQCHRQMQQQAATAQAAAAAQAAAVAGTIPGAGSVGGIAPAVSLSAAAGIGVDDLRRLCILRLSFVKGWGPDYPRHSIKQTPCWIEVHLHRALQLLDEVLHTLPMADPNTVN
- the LOC140341919 gene encoding mothers against decapentaplegic homolog 4-like isoform X1, whose translation is MPYGSLDIGGPQYLPPIPGDEDDIFGDGFSDVVFPDMSLTPPNSNDACLSIVHSLMCHRQGGENEGFAKRAIESLVKKLKEKKDELDSLITAITTNGVHPSKCVTIQRTLDGRLQVAGRKGFPHVIYARLWRWPDLHKNELKHVKFCQYAFDLKYDSVCVNPYHYERVVSPGIGLNIPSAGTPCRSVKEEYSHDCDMDAPSCLSTPPELQPPVKRPPLPQMTSSDTYRPSLPPITLPKSPQTTVGMYSNMPMSPSVNTGCALSSHTHGDSLMPIAPQQQMVSTSPPSTPTQNSQSNGYPSPPKQPYHTTWTGSSTAAYTPNPPQSNGRGSQQPPLHHPNQYWPLHQSSPQYQHPVSNHPGPEFWCSVAYFEMDVQVGEIFKVPSNCPVVTVDGYVDPSGGDRFCLGQLSNVHRTDTSERARLHIGKGVQLECRGEGDVWMRCLSDHAVFVQSYYLDREAGRAPGDAVHKIYPGAYIKVFDLRQCHRQMQQQAATAQAAAAAQAAAVAGTIPGAGSVGGIAPAVSLSAAAGIGVDDLRRLCILRLSFVKGWGPDYPRHSIKQTPCWIEVHLHRALQLLDEVLHTLPMADPNTVN